The Bifidobacterium sp. WK012_4_13 genome contains the following window.
CGCCAGACGAAACACATGTAGATTGTCGACCACGACGCTCGGATCAATGCCCTGTTCCACCTCAAATGACAGAACGCCTCCGGCACCGCTCAAGCCCTTTGACTTGAGATTGGCCAGACCCTGTCCTGTAGATCCCGGATAGTGCACGGCGCTCACGAGCGGATGGGCGAGAAGATATTGAGCAATCGTCTGAGCATTTGCCTGCTGACGATCCATACGCAATGCAAGGGTTTGCATTCCACGGCGCACGGCATCGCATTCGTTTGGGGCAAGAACCCCACCCAGGCGATTCTGGGCAAAGAAGAGACGGTGTGCCAGCGATTCGTTCCTCGCAACTGCAAGGCCTGCAATCACATCGGAATGCCCTGCCAGGTACTTGGTTGCGGAATGGAGCACGATATCGGCTCCCAGATCAAGCGGCTGCTGAAGATATGGGGTGACGAACGTGTTGTCAACGATAAGAATCGCACCATAGCGGTGCGCCAGGCCTGCGAGCGCGGCTATGTCATTCACCTGCAGCAAAGGGTTGGTCAGCGTCTCGACATAGACCGCCTTCGTCCCTGAAAGCTGCAGGGTGCGCGCGACAGCGCTCAGATCCTGGGTGTCTACCGGATTGACGATCAATCCCCACCTGTCAAAATACTCGTGCAGCTGTGAATAGGTTCCGCCATAGATGTTCGCGCCCACCGCGATGCGATCGCCTGGAGAGAATATGGACAGCGCGGCATGAATCGCCGCCAACCCAGAGGAGAATGCAAACCCCTGAAAGCCATGTTCCAGTTGCGCAATCTGACGTTCGAGAAATTCTCGGGTCGGATTGCCGGAACGCGCATAGTCCCATCGCGGAGCCTCGTCGACGGAGCGAAAG
Protein-coding sequences here:
- a CDS encoding PLP-dependent aspartate aminotransferase family protein gives rise to the protein MVQFTTQLVHGVGVQDNGTGAVNPPIYNSSTYAFRSVDEAPRWDYARSGNPTREFLERQIAQLEHGFQGFAFSSGLAAIHAALSIFSPGDRIAVGANIYGGTYSQLHEYFDRWGLIVNPVDTQDLSAVARTLQLSGTKAVYVETLTNPLLQVNDIAALAGLAHRYGAILIVDNTFVTPYLQQPLDLGADIVLHSATKYLAGHSDVIAGLAVARNESLAHRLFFAQNRLGGVLAPNECDAVRRGMQTLALRMDRQQANAQTIAQYLLAHPLVSAVHYPGSTGQGLANLKSKGLSGAGGVLSFEVEQGIDPSVVVDNLHVFRLAVSLGAVESLAELPCRMTHFEIPREERLKLGISDELIRLAIGIEDVRDLLGDLEQAFAVAAQRQTAGVARAS